In a single window of the Pelagibacterium sp. 26DY04 genome:
- the rsfS gene encoding ribosome silencing factor, whose protein sequence is MAAPQVQLLELVLASLEDAKAENTIAIDITGKSSLSDHMVVTSGRSNRHVAAVADQLVKALKENGYDKPRIEGLPAADWVLVDASDVIVHIFRPEVREFYNIEKMWAADFGTDTH, encoded by the coding sequence ATGGCCGCTCCCCAGGTCCAGCTTCTCGAACTGGTTCTCGCGTCGCTCGAAGACGCCAAGGCCGAAAATACGATCGCCATCGACATCACCGGAAAATCGTCGCTCTCGGACCACATGGTGGTGACCTCCGGGCGCTCGAACCGTCATGTCGCAGCCGTCGCCGACCAATTGGTCAAGGCGCTCAAGGAAAACGGCTACGACAAGCCCCGGATCGAAGGCCTGCCGGCCGCCGACTGGGTTCTGGTCGATGCTTCCGATGTGATCGTGCACATCTTCCGGCCCGAGGTTCGCGAGTTCTACAACATCGAAAAGATGTGGGCCGCGGATTTCGGAACCGAC